CCGCGCTGGTGCAGGGCTTCGATGTCCTCCTTGGGGATGATGCCGCCGCCGGTGATGAGCGCGTCGCCTCGGCCGGCCTCGCGCAGCAGCTGCACCACGCGCGGGAACAGCGTCATGTGCGCGCCGGAAAGGATGGAGAGGCCGACCACGTCCACATCCTCCTGGACCGCCGCGGCCACGACCATCTCCGGCGTCTGGTGGAGGCCGGTGTAGATGACCTCCATCCCGGCATCGCGGAGCGAGGCGGCGACGACCTTCGCCCCGCGGTCGTGCCCGTCGAGCCCGGGCTTCGCGACCAGCACCCGGATGGGGCGCGGGAGCGAAATCTCCCCGGAAGCGGCTGGAGCCGTGGCGTTCATGGCGCGCGGAACCTATGCCGCGTCCAGCAGCGAAACAAGCTCGCGGCAGTACGAGGGCACATCCCGGGCGGTACGGCAATCGCGGCCGCCGTAACGGTCCAGCGGGTCGAGCAGGACGGGGGTCAGCCCGGCCCGTCGCGCGCCGACGACGTCCACCGGGTAGATGTCCCCGACGTACACCGCCTCCCCGGCCGGGACGCCCGCCAGAGCGAGGGCGATCTCGAAGATCCGAGCATCCGGCTTCTCGATGCCGACTTTGCCGCTGTCCACGACGAACTTCAGGTGGGCGAGGAGCCCCACCCTTTCGAGCAGCCGGTCCACCGTGCCGTCCGCGTTGGAGACACACCCGACCACCAACCCCAGGCGGTTCAGCGACGCCAGCGCCTCAGCCGTTCCCGGCAGCGGGTTGCTCCAGAGGTTGTTGCGCTTGTGCTCGGCGATGATGTCCGGGGCCGCCAATGTGAATTCGTCCTC
The window above is part of the Gemmatimonadales bacterium genome. Proteins encoded here:
- a CDS encoding cobalamin B12-binding domain-containing protein, whose protein sequence is MNATAPAASGEISLPRPIRVLVAKPGLDGHDRGAKVVAASLRDAGMEVIYTGLHQTPEMVVAAAVQEDVDVVGLSILSGAHMTLFPRVVQLLREAGRGDALITGGGIIPKEDIEALHQRGVGRLFGPGTATSELIAYIRSWAREHLRP
- a CDS encoding HAD family hydrolase — translated: ALPVEGFVEAEYAGRAAVEASMARNESSSDFSRWTIHFSAMLGALGLSEDEFTLAAPDIIAEHKRNNLWSNPLPGTAEALASLNRLGLVVGCVSNADGTVDRLLERVGLLAHLKFVVDSGKVGIEKPDARIFEIALALAGVPAGEAVYVGDIYPVDVVGARRAGLTPVLLDPLDRYGGRDCRTARDVPSYCRELVSLLDAA